Part of the Etheostoma cragini isolate CJK2018 chromosome 8, CSU_Ecrag_1.0, whole genome shotgun sequence genome, GCGTGTCTGGGACTTTGGTAACTCCTCTGTTTGTTCTCCGTGGAGGATCACAAAGTAGAAGAAAACACCTGGGCGTCGTCGTCAGAAGTGAGAATGAGGaagatcttttaaaaaaaaaaagtgtttgaagTTATTTCCCGTCCGGCACTATGTGGAGGTTAAGTGAGAGTGTGGGGCAGTGTCGGGGGAAGAGGCAGAGGCAGGATaacccctcctctctctctctctctctctctctctccctccttcgctctccctcactctctctctcagtctgtcgGTCTCCGTCACTTTCTTCAAGTGTTTTGTTCATTAATGTAAACCAGTTTACATTTGATTAGGTTCCTATTCCTCATTTTAACTTTAGCACTCATCTGCCTCCCTTTCTCTTTAGGCTACACGcacgcgcgcgtgtgtgtgtgtgtgtgtgtgtgtgtgtgtgtgtgtgtgtgtgtgtgcgtgcttgtgtgtatgtgtgtgtatgtgtgtgtgtgtgtgtgtgtgtgtgtgtgtgtgtgtgtgtatgtgcgtgcgcgTAGCCTAGTGATCACCTGCTCTTGGCGACCACTATGaacaaaaattgaataaattaaattaaatacttttgttGCTCTTATTTGACTGTGGCCACATTTTTCTTACCAACATTTTCTGTTCCAGAAGAATTGAAAAACGCATGTTAATGAACAAAATAGCGTATTTATGGACAGTTTAAGCAACAAGGccaaatttaaaacaagtttttctttGTGCTAATATTTTGCATATGTAATTGGGAAACGTCTCATTAATGGTCGTTTATAGtttgaaacacaacaacacatgttGGGAATACAATTTAAGATCTAGTCTGTGATGGAAAAGGAGCCTAAATCTCCCCTGGTTGAAAATGTCCTGACGCGTCTTAGCTGAAGGACACCTGATGTTGTAAAGTCTTAAAAGTTGGATTGTTCTTCATTTtgctcaggaaaaaaaaagtcagtttactgaaaatattaaatgaatgtgtCTGGGCTCACTTTTATTAAGTATATACAACGTGTGTATCTTATTAAATGGGATTACAAGTCCCCAACACGTCTCGTTTAATATCTCGATGATGGTGTGGTGCAGAAATGTAACGTTAGTGTCCTGTCGGAGGTGTGAGCGCCTCTGGGCTGTTTCTCTATTACTCTTACGCCACCTTTTGGCGGTTTGAATGCAGGTCATCCAATAGAGGGTTCATATTACACTGTGCAAGTCCATGACCCCTCAAAGTGAAAGCTTTTGGAAATagataaatgaaattaaatgagaatagGCTGTAGAAAAGCAACACATCCAGCCGTGAGATCTGATTTAATTATGCTCCAAATTGAAATGATGGTGCCATGCAGGCAATTGGATCCGCCATTGAGACGTAGTAGGGAAGAAGATCCTCAGTTGAGGTATTTAGTTGCAATAATGTGCATTCCTCTAAAACCAAACTCAATCTAGCCTTTGAGAAAACACATGGATAGTTCCATCACAAACATCTTTAATTGCTTCAGAGATGGTCATTGTGTTTAAAATCACAGATGATTCAATTCCCTGTAGCCCCCTCATAATTGCCTCTTGACGTTTACAAGGACAGTCGAACATTGGCCAAATTAAGAGTTGTATTAGGccaattgtctgtttttttaaatatagccTTCTTGCTGAACGAAACAAGGACATCTCTAACGTACTAAAACGCTAACTcctattaattaaaaaaaaaaacatatataatcCCCTTGTTTGTGGTTTGCTAGAAGTAGTTTACCTGTTTTCCTTCGACACTTCTAAGGACATCTCTGCACTTTGACGTCGTGATGTGACCACAATTGTTTCATTGTGTTGGCCTCACTTGAGAAATCTGCATCTTTTGCCTGGATCTAGCCAAATCTAAATGTATCTTATCTATCAATTCAATACTAGCTACTGTCGTTCAATCTGCTATTTAATTAAGTTagtggcaggcaggcaggcagtcTTGCTAACTAATTTTCTCGCTTGGTGCATTTGATTAACCAGTTATCTGTTTTAAGTGTGTAGTAACACAATCCACCGGTGACTGGCAGCAAAGATCCGCCGTAACCGACAGCGACGTAAACGAAGAAGAAGGACGAACCGGAAGTGGCGACACTGGATTGTTGACAAATCCAGCTAGCCTTTGCTAGGTGGTATGATATTCTGTTGACTTTTACTAAAGCTTTCGTTCATAATGACGTCTCCAGAGAACAGGCATGGATCAAAACGACCAGCGTCTCCAAGTGACGTGagtaaattaagaaaaactGGGCATAACCCGTAGTAGGTCAAAGCTATAGCATGCTTAGCTAGCTAGACCAGGTTAGCACCACGTTAGCATGTTTGCTAACGCTATTATTGGAAACCTGTCTCGTGAAACCTGAACACGTTTTTGTTTGCTGTCGGGTGAAGTTTACTCGCCCTTGTAGGTGGAGTTGAAACTTTATTGGATACAACGTACCAtgcattgtgttattttgtatcAAATAGGATTTAGATAAACGGGGCTTGGGTAAATTTGTAGTATCTTTTGACAATGTTTTGTTGAAAATGGAGGGTCCCTTGACTGGAGGTGTTTTACCCGGCGAAGGGGTTAACGTTACTGACAGCAGGATCTTCCTTTTTAATTTACCACTAACGTTTTTATTCTCAATTGTAAATCAATTTCATTAAAGCAAATGATGGGCAGCGGCACTAACAtctaaaaaagaacaaatatatgTATGCTGTTACATCATCCTCCAAACATCCTCCAAATCACCATTAATGTGTTGTTGAGTGGGTCCTTTAACATTTCCAGGATCGAAAACGTGACcaccccccccttttttttctttaactacTCTCTGTGTTGGAATTAtctattaataaatatatatatatatatatatatatatatatatatatatatatatatatatatatatatatatatatatatatatatatatctttgtgTGGCTACATCATGTCAGTGTTTGTGGAACAAAAgctgtttattttctctttcagaaCACAGAGGACATAACTCCAATGAATTACGTTATGTGGCCCTAAGTAGTCACATTACTTCAAATCTAGTTGACAGTTATGtgatttaagttattttatgaatttttagttgtttttttctccggTCATTTTTACAAACCTGAATGTGTGCATATGCAATACTTAGACAAAAGGCTCACTCCAACAATCAGCGTAGACCAACAAAATCCCAACagagaattctgagaaaaaaaaatcatcaaacgTACCTCAGAGACTGCAGGAACGATTCTTCTGGCTTCAAAGGTGCCACTCATTCCACCCGATTTGTATAAGCATTCAGAGGGGAAAGAAACATCTTGCACTATTGGTTAGAAAACAGCCTCTAGTCATTGTTTAAATGATGTGATTATTATCATCCATACCATCATGTTATGTGTTTAATGGAAGTCTGATCTTGTCGAGTGCATGAATCCACACGATAACATGTTTCGCCTCGACAGGATGGGCCAACCCAGTGGGCATCAGCTGACCTGGGAAGCAATGAAAGGAAGCAAAAGTTTTTACGTCTGATGGGTGCTAGcaaggtttgttttgtttccctaTACTTTCAGTTCACTTCATTATAGGCCTGTAGTGCATATGATAAAGATAAAAGACAGCATATATGCCTcgtttagcttagcattgtCCCTCTATAACCTTTACAAAAGTTAAACTGATAGGTAATGggattgtttctgttttccagAAAGAACCCACCGGACGCCTTGTCATTGGTGACCACAAGTCAACATCCCACTTCCGCAGTGGTAAGCGTCTTTATTTAGCATTTGTAAATTATGTATTTGTTCTGCTAATTTAAGACTTATCTAAACTACCGTTCCTTTGCCACTTACCCATGCTGCTTCATTTTTATGCCCAATGCAATTAACCTGGCTTCCCCGCGATGCATCCGCCACTCAGATCTATCCATGCATGGATAGGCCTGAAGTGGCTGGGTGTGCCTGCTGTGACTGGTGTCTCCTCTGCAGGGCAGGAAGATAGGCAGATGAACGAGCAGCTAGAGATGCAGTACCAGCAGAGCATGGACGGGAAGCTGTCAGGTCGGAACCGGAGACACTGTGGCCTGGGTTTCAGCGAGGTGAGGGGGTCATTCAGGGCCGGAACAGGGGCCACCAACAGCaagattttcaaaatacatttaaaatcatctctgatttttttttctgtagtttgATAGTGAAACAATACCCATCAATTTGTCTTCCTTCGAGCCTCGTAATATCAGAATCCAGCCTGTTTTGAAGATGCAGGGTTGAACACAATATTCAGTTTTGGACTGGTTTGACAGTTGTGACTTGTAGTttattatatactatactttCATTTCACCAGAACCTCTTCCTATACAGTGGTTTCCTTCTCTTTTAAAATCTCAGAAATATTGTTTCAAAACTAGAGACAGGCAgtatggagaaaattaaatatcacagtATACCTAACTTTTGaaattgcaacaatattgtagggttgacaattggtgctttcacaaaacattttaacacaatgacaatagtGAGAAATAATCCTCAGTAATGCAGATGTAATGGTAAGaggcaaataaaataaaagttacaacagtctgagttcagaaaatgacaacactttactgtaatgcagcctttcaAACCAGGATAACATGGTATCCGAactctaagacgatatctagtctcatatcacataTTCAGTCTCATATCACATCATATATCAGTTCAACAACGTGCTGCCGCAAGGGACTAGACCCTGAGagatgcataaacacacacactgtgacacgCTCAATATTGTATTGGAATAATTAATTCCTCCACACATAAAATACAACTAGTACTGCAGTTACCACATGTATAATTACTTTGTGCGTTAGAGCTGTGGTCAACAGAAAGTGTTTGCTCCCAGCCTCACCTCCTCTCCgtcaaaacccccaaaaatagataaagcaaacaaacatgttATCACTTCCGCTCCAACCGCAATGAACAGGCCCACCAcctataatataatatataaatgagaccataaacaacatacagtatgtggctcCTACAGCTATAGAACTAACTTTCTGCGCCTCCTTACTTTTCATGAgaaactatatacagtatatatatatatatatatacagtatatatatatatatatatatatatatatatatatatatatatagcattaCTAGtcaatatacacacaatatacagttACAATAAATACTGTAATGCAAAGTAAGTTCATTTATGCAGAATCTGTCATACACAAAGACAGTTAAACTAAAAAGAtagaaaccatttaaaaaatgaaaagctgaaaaaagaaGGTAGTTTAAGGATGTAACCAGGTGTTCTCCTTCTAGATGGTGCAAGACAGTAATGATGATGTAGCCAAAGTATTACATTCTTCCTTCAATTCCACttcttaattttctttgtgtctcACCTAGTTAGTGGCAACACACTCTTCTcgtcttttgtgtttttaaaatgttgagcTTTGTTTGCAGAGCAGGGTGTAGCTggcaaaatacacacatgcacttttgttgtttcttgtgTTAGAACTactaaaacaaaaaggcaaactTCTGCCAACACTGAACAAATTCTCAAGGTGACATCACTTTCTCTTTTAATTTCATAGACGTTTCTCAAAGACTTTATAATGGTCCAATTCACTAGGATCACtaccaaaatgtaaatgttctttaGCCCAATGCTGAAATAGTTTCCAAAATCCAGGGATAGTGTTTTACACTTTAGGTTTTTAACCTAAcctgatgtttttaaaaatcctcTTTTTGTTCCTGACCCACAGCCAGAGCCAGAGTTGTTGTCCTCCCCACCAGTGGACAGTCAGACAAAAGCAACAGAGCCAGAGGAGTCCACCAGTGAAGAGGAACCCGCAAACACGCAGGACGAAGGCAGCGATGCCAGCCCAAAGGAGCAGACCTCAGACCAGTACGAGGCCAGCTCAGACAGTAGTGAGGACGAACGCAACCCGGCTCCGAAACGGCCTTTGTGAAGTCAGCGTAGGGCTGAGGGGATGTGCAGGGAGGTACACGTTTTTGTAATCTCAAATTtgtacattttgacatttgtttactGTAGGCGATCACCCATCATTGTAGTCCTTTTTACTATGTAGAAATGGGTTCTCTACTCAAGTATTCATCATTGGGCGACATCCTGGAGTGGATCAAA contains:
- the c8h11orf58 gene encoding small acidic protein yields the protein MTSPENRHGSKRPASPSDDGPTQWASADLGSNERKQKFLRLMGASKKEPTGRLVIGDHKSTSHFRSGQEDRQMNEQLEMQYQQSMDGKLSGRNRRHCGLGFSEPEPELLSSPPVDSQTKATEPEESTSEEEPANTQDEGSDASPKEQTSDQYEASSDSSEDERNPAPKRPL